The sequence CATGCGGCACTTGATTACGGTTGTGGATCCCAAGCGCGTTCCGGAAGCCGATCCGGAATCCGTGCGCACGATGGGTGCGGCACCCGACACCACCGCGACTCCGACGGAGAAAGAAGAACCGGCCGAAAGCGTAACCGAAATCGCTGCGGTTGAAACTCCAACCGAGGAGAAATCAACCGGGGACAAGACGTCGGACGAAATAAAGACTGATGCTTGATGACGATACCTGAGCCGCCGCGAGGGCTGAAATCGCTGCGACGAGGGAAGTGAGCACGTACCGGATAAGCAAGGGGAGAGGATCATGGCGGATCTGCGGATGCCGGACATCAACAGTGTGATCATTGTTGGAAATCTGATCAAGGACCCCACGTTTCGAACCACTACCACCGGAGTACCGGTCGCCAATTTTACCATCGCCTCCAACCGGAAATTCAAGGACAACAGTGGGGTCATCAAAGAGGACGTGTGCTTCATCGGCGTGGTTGCGTGGTACAAGTTGGCGGAGAGCTGCTACGAGAATCTGCGAAAAGGCAGTGCAATTCTGGTGGAGGGTGAGCTTCAGAGCCGGAGCTGGAAAACGGAGGATGGCTTCAACCGCAGCACGGTTGAAATCAAGGCTCGTCGGATTCAGTTCCTGAACTATCGTGATTCGCATCCCGAAGAGACGACCATGACCGAACAGGAAAGCGAACCGAGTGAGCGTGGTACGGGAGACGAAGCGGCCGACGATCGAACGGCAACCGAGAAGGCCGATTCGGATTTCGGATTCGGCTATCGCGGGATTAAGGTGTGAGTTGTTACATAGGGTGACATAGATGCAGGTGATTCTTCGAAAAGAGCACGATTCTCTCGGTAAAACGGGAGACGTTGTTACGGTCAAACCCGGTTATGCCCGCAATTTTCTCATTCCGCGCGGCATTGCTTATCCGGTGACCCAATCGAATCTCCGCCGTTTGGAGAATGAGCGACAGGTGCTGGCGATGCGGGATCTCCGGGATCGCCGCAAGGCGGGTGATCTCAGCGCGAAGCTGGAAGGTTTGCGGCTCCTTGCGGCGGTGCAGGTGGGCGAGGAGGACCGGATGTTCGGGTCGGTTACGGCGGCGGACATTGCCGAGCTCATCAAAGAGCGCGGTGTGGAAGTGGATCGCCGCCGGATTCAGCTTGACGAACCCATCAAGCACTTGGGTGAGTTTTCGATTCCGATCAAGCTGCATCGCGATGTGACCGTCATGATCACGGTGGACGTGGTGAAAACGAACTGAGTATTACCACGTTGCAGAAATGGAATCCCCCGGATAGGTCATCCGGGGGATTTTCCATTTCGGGATTCGGCAGTCGCGCTATACGCCTGACGAATCGTACTCGGAATCCGCTCGCTCGAAAAACGAAGTGTGTTTCCGAATGTGGCGGAGGATCAAGAACAACAGGAAGGAACCCAGGAACAGGTAGAGCCAGAAACGATCCGGATGGAATGCGCGCATCGCCAGTGATGCCATCAGGCTCTTGATGACGGTGATGGCGGCGATTATGGCGGTGAATCCGTAGAATTCACCCCTTACGGCCGCGCGGAATGAAAACGATAACTCGGCTCGTTTCCACTGGGCGAGTCGGGGAAGGAGAGCCGGCGTTCGCTGGGCCCACTGAAGATACCGCTCGCCGAATCTTGCTTCCAGGAACTTTTCTTCCACGGCGATGATTCGTTCATAGAAAAGCAGATAGGCCAGAACTCCCACCAGAACGAAAAAAAAGCATTGAGTAACTAGGAGCACGCCCAGAATGATCAGGATATTGCCGAGGTACAGGGGGTGACGCACAACGGAGTAAGGTCCGGTTACGTTCAGGTGATCGGCAATCTGTCCGCGGGTGTTCCGGCCCGACGATCCGGCCGAAGCATAGCCGCTGGTCGCGCCACGCACGGTCAACCCCAAGAAGGCGATGAAAAGACAGAACAGATCATACAATCTTTCGAGGAGAGATGGAGTACCGGAAGGGTGGGGATGTGTCAGCAGCGCGATGATGCCCACCGGCACCAGCAACAGCGGCACGAAACTGCGACGCCGGAACAGCCACTCTCCCTGTCGAGGGAGTTCATGAATCAGCATGATATCGTGCTCTTTGTCAAGTGCAAATGATCAAAGGGCGAGGCGACGCCTGATTTCATCGGAAAGCACATTTGTGGAAATCCGAACCTGTTCAAGCGAGTCTCGATCCCGTAAAGTCACGGTCTGATCCTGTAGAGTCTGGTAGTCAACGGTGATCCCCCAGGGAGTGCCGATTTCGTCCATGCGGCGATAGCGGCGGCCGATGGAGCCCTGATGATCCACGAAGGTCGGACAGAGCCTACGTAAATCGCCGGCAATGTGATCGGCGACCTCGGGAAGACCGTCCTTCTTGACCAGCGAAAATACGCCGACCTTGATGGGAGCGATAGAAGGGATGAGCCGGAGAACCGTACGCAGCTCGCCTTCCTGAGTATCCTCGTCATAGGCGTCGAGAAGACACACGAAGAGCGTGCGATTCAGTCCGGCCGAGGTTTCCACGATGTAGGGGACAAACCGCTCGCGGGTCTCTTCGTCGAAGTAGGCCAGGTCCTTGCCGGAGAATTCGGCGTGGCGGGAAAGATCATAGTTGGTCCGGTCGTGGACACCTTCAAGTTCCTGCCAGCCAAAGGGAAACTCGTATTCGATGTCGAATGCATCGTTGGCGTAGTGGGCGAGTTCTTCGGGAGCGTGACGGTGAATGCGCAGTCGCTCGGGTTTGATGCCGAGTTTGACGTAAAACCGGAAACGCTCGTCGCGCCAATACTCCAGCCACTTGGGATTCTCGCCGGGTTTGATGAAGAACTGCATTTCCATCTGCTCGAATTCGCGCGTGCGGAAAATGAAGTTTCCGGGAGTGATCTCATTGCGGAAGGCTTTGCCGATCTGCGCGATGCCGAAGGGAATCTTGACGCGTGACGTATTGACGACGTTCTGATAGTTGACGTAGATACCTTGCGCCGTTTCCGGTCGCAGATAGACGAGCGCCGCCGCTTCTTCGACCGGACCCAGCCACGTTTTCAGCATCAGATTGAAGAGACGCGGTGCCGTGAGCATTCCGGTCGTGCCGCAGGAAGGACAAGTCGCTTCCGGCCAACGGAGTTTCTTGAGCTCATCCATGTCGCCTTCAGCGGTCTCGGGAATATCTCCACCGAGCGCCTCGAGCTTTTTCTTGCGGCGCCACGTTTTCACCAAGTCCTGCGCCTTGAAGCGAGCCTTGCACTGTTTGCAGTCCACGAGCGGATCCACGAATCCCGACACGTGGCCCGAGGCTTCCCAGACTCTCGGATGCATGAGGATTGCGGCGTCAATGCCGAGGATATTCTCGTGGAGCTGTGTCATTTCGCGCCACCAGAAGTCGGCGATGTTGTTCTTCAGAGCGATTCCGAGCGGTCCGTAATCCCACGTAGAAGAGAGACCGCCGTAGATTTCGGACGATTGATAGACAAAGCCGCGGCGCTTGCAAAGGCTTACGACTTTGTCGGCAAGGTTCTGTTTGGCCATGAGGAGATCGGTCAGTGTGTGTCGAAAGTTGAATCTGTTTCAGTCGAAGGGCTTGTTCCAGTGCAACGCTTCCAGTGACCGCAGCTTGCCGCGCACGGGAAGATGGGCTTCAAGATAACCGGTGAGAAACGCCGTGAGTTCCGATTGTGCCGCAGGGCTTACGCGAAGTTTGCCGGTGAATTCACGACTGGCCGTGGGCAGCTTTGCGAGGACGGCGAAAGCTTCACGGGAGATCGAGCCGTCGTGAGGCACCGTCAAGGGAACGTCGTTATGCAAAAAGGCTCCGTCGGCAAGGCGATATCTGACCGGTCCCCGTCCGGCGGCAGCCAGTGGTTTGCCGGTGAGCGGGCAAGACTCCAACCCGAGCGTGAAACCAAGTGAGCGAAAGAGCGCAAGTTCAAAAGTCCACAGGAACGGAAGAGGTGATGCGGGCAGATGGTCCAGTGACTCCAGAACCACGGCGGCCTCATCATAGAGTTCCACGTGAGGATCTTCATCGCGCAAGCAGCGACCGAGGAGTTCTACGACGGCACTGGCAACGGCCAAGCAGTCCAGATCATCACGGAGTCTTTGATGCGGAGCGAGTACCGACCACTCGCGGAGAAGCTGGAGATCGCGGCTTGGCTTGTGGTAGTACACGAATTGGGCTCGACGGAAAATTTCGAGACAGGCTGCCAGACCATGACGAGTCTTGGAACGAACTCCTTTGGCCATGAGACCTACTCGGCCCGTTTCACGCATGAAGACCGTGAGAATGAGCGAGGTTTCGCCATGACGAACGGTTCGCAGCACAATTCCATCCGAACGAATAAGCGACGGCATTTCCGCTTCACCGTTGCTCAGGCTCGGGCGCGAGCAATCGTGTCCGCGAGTTCCACCCACTCCGCAGGTGTTAGAGTCTCGGGGCGACGAGTGAAATCGAGATCGGCTCGCTGCCAGAACGGATGAATTCCGGATAGGGACGAAAGGGATCGTTTGAGCATTTTCCGTCGCTGATGGAAGCAAAACCTAACGATGCGCTCGAGCGTCGGGAAATCGGTTGGTAGATGACGTGGAAAGCGCAGGAAGTCGAATCGCACCACACCGCCGTCCACTTTAGGAGTCGGATGAAACGCGCCGGCGGGGACTGTGAACATGAAATGCGGATCGGCTTCGAGCCGGACAAAGACCGAGAGCTTACTCCAGGCTTTCGTAGCGGGCGACGCCGCCACGCGGTCGGCAACCTCTTTCTGCATCATCAGAACCGCGCATTCAATCCACGGGAGCGTCGGGTCGCTTCGCGCTCGACGGACATACGCGAGCAGTTTGAAGATCACTTCCGCCACCAGATGATAGGGAAGATTCCCCGCGATTTTAAAGGAGGCGGTCTCGGGAATCGAGCTCAGCTCGACGTCGAGAAAATCCTCGTGACGCAGCGTGAAGGTCGGATCGTGGCCGAACTTCTCCCGCAGCGGTTCGATGAGGCGACGGTCAATCTCGATGGCGGTCGTCTGCA is a genomic window of bacterium containing:
- the rplI gene encoding 50S ribosomal protein L9, with the translated sequence MQVILRKEHDSLGKTGDVVTVKPGYARNFLIPRGIAYPVTQSNLRRLENERQVLAMRDLRDRRKAGDLSAKLEGLRLLAAVQVGEEDRMFGSVTAADIAELIKERGVEVDRRRIQLDEPIKHLGEFSIPIKLHRDVTVMITVDVVKTN
- the recO gene encoding DNA repair protein RecO, with translation MPSLIRSDGIVLRTVRHGETSLILTVFMRETGRVGLMAKGVRSKTRHGLAACLEIFRRAQFVYYHKPSRDLQLLREWSVLAPHQRLRDDLDCLAVASAVVELLGRCLRDEDPHVELYDEAAVVLESLDHLPASPLPFLWTFELALFRSLGFTLGLESCPLTGKPLAAAGRGPVRYRLADGAFLHNDVPLTVPHDGSISREAFAVLAKLPTASREFTGKLRVSPAAQSELTAFLTGYLEAHLPVRGKLRSLEALHWNKPFD
- the ssb gene encoding single-stranded DNA-binding protein; the encoded protein is MADLRMPDINSVIIVGNLIKDPTFRTTTTGVPVANFTIASNRKFKDNSGVIKEDVCFIGVVAWYKLAESCYENLRKGSAILVEGELQSRSWKTEDGFNRSTVEIKARRIQFLNYRDSHPEETTMTEQESEPSERGTGDEAADDRTATEKADSDFGFGYRGIKV
- a CDS encoding glycine--tRNA ligase — its product is MAKQNLADKVVSLCKRRGFVYQSSEIYGGLSSTWDYGPLGIALKNNIADFWWREMTQLHENILGIDAAILMHPRVWEASGHVSGFVDPLVDCKQCKARFKAQDLVKTWRRKKKLEALGGDIPETAEGDMDELKKLRWPEATCPSCGTTGMLTAPRLFNLMLKTWLGPVEEAAALVYLRPETAQGIYVNYQNVVNTSRVKIPFGIAQIGKAFRNEITPGNFIFRTREFEQMEMQFFIKPGENPKWLEYWRDERFRFYVKLGIKPERLRIHRHAPEELAHYANDAFDIEYEFPFGWQELEGVHDRTNYDLSRHAEFSGKDLAYFDEETRERFVPYIVETSAGLNRTLFVCLLDAYDEDTQEGELRTVLRLIPSIAPIKVGVFSLVKKDGLPEVADHIAGDLRRLCPTFVDHQGSIGRRYRRMDEIGTPWGITVDYQTLQDQTVTLRDRDSLEQVRISTNVLSDEIRRRLAL
- the rsmA gene encoding ribosomal RNA small subunit methyltransferase A, with product MPERVAAKKSLGQCFLVERNYATRIVSALGLRPGEAVLEIGPGRGILTEELLRTGVQTTAIEIDRRLIEPLREKFGHDPTFTLRHEDFLDVELSSIPETASFKIAGNLPYHLVAEVIFKLLAYVRRARSDPTLPWIECAVLMMQKEVADRVAASPATKAWSKLSVFVRLEADPHFMFTVPAGAFHPTPKVDGGVVRFDFLRFPRHLPTDFPTLERIVRFCFHQRRKMLKRSLSSLSGIHPFWQRADLDFTRRPETLTPAEWVELADTIARARA
- a CDS encoding isoprenylcysteine carboxylmethyltransferase family protein is translated as MLIHELPRQGEWLFRRRSFVPLLLVPVGIIALLTHPHPSGTPSLLERLYDLFCLFIAFLGLTVRGATSGYASAGSSGRNTRGQIADHLNVTGPYSVVRHPLYLGNILIILGVLLVTQCFFFVLVGVLAYLLFYERIIAVEEKFLEARFGERYLQWAQRTPALLPRLAQWKRAELSFSFRAAVRGEFYGFTAIIAAITVIKSLMASLAMRAFHPDRFWLYLFLGSFLLFLILRHIRKHTSFFERADSEYDSSGV